The DNA window CTCGGATTTCTTGACGCGCATGTGAAGCACGGCAACGGGTTGATCGGGGCGACGCCGAAGCTGCTGCGGGACGGGATTCCCGACGACGCGTTCATCGCCACCGAGGGCGACGACAAGAAGCACGCCAAGGCGCTGGAGAAGATCAACCAGCAGGAACGGGTCGGGCAGGGCAGCCTCTTTGACCTCGGCAACGAGGCGGTCCAAGTAGCGAACACCGCCTTCGCCAGTGGGCTTCGGTCCATCACACTGGCGCAGGCGGAGGAGTTGGCGGACGTGCGCCGCCAGGAGCAGGCGTACGAGGAGTGGGCCGGCTCCTCGGCGTACCAGCGCGCCAGGCGAGTCGCCGACGCCTGGTGCGCGGCGTTCGTGTGGCTCAAGACGCCGGAGGGTCCGCGCGCGGTGACGCACTCGGCGTTCAGGGCGCTAGAAGACCCTAGCGGCGGGGGTATCTCTGCGGAAACCGATGCCGAAATCACGCGTCTGCGCTGCCAGTACAGCTTCTTCCACTGGCACCTGGAGTTCCCCGAGGTCTTTTCCGTCCCGGAGAGCGGCCAGGGCGTGTCCCCGGCGACCGGTTGGGCGGGGGGGGGGTCGACTGTGTTGTGGGAAACCCGCCGTGGGAGAGCGTCGAGCTTAAGGAGCAAGAATTCTTCGCTCAGCGTGCTCCTGCTATCGCTGCGGTAACCAAGGCTGATGCCCGGAAGAAGCTGATCGCCAAGCTTAAGGATTCATCCGAAACCCTTCCCCTCTACAACGAACATGCAGCGGCCAAACGGGCCGTATATGCGGAAAGCCACTTCCTACGACGTTCAGGCCGAGTTCCTCTCACCGGAAAAGGAAATATTAACGTCTACGCAGTCTTCGCGGAGACTGATCGAATTTTGATTGGCCCGATGGGGCGGGCAGGGGTGATCGTTCCGACCGGGATCGCTACAGATGCGCGGACGCAACACTTCTCCAAGGACCTGGTGCGGAGTGGGTCGATCGCAGCGCTGTACGACTTCGAGAACGCGGCACCACTCTTCCCTGGCGTGCACCGCTCGTTCAAGTTCAGCATCCTGTCCATCACGGGCCGTTCGCTACGCGACCTGGCAGCGCGGTTCGCGTTCTTCCTTCACGACCCGACCGAATTGGAGGATGCCAACAAGGCATTTACGCTGACCCCAGAGGAGATCGAGCTTCTCAATCCAAACACCGGGACACTCCCCGTTTTCAGGTCTCGCAGGGATGCCGAAATCACGATTGGCATCTATCGACGCGTTCCGGTTCTCATCAATGAAAACAGGCAGAACGGAAATCCGTGGGGTGTATCCCTAGTCAACATGTTCCACATGGCCCACGAATCACACTTCTTCCGGCCTTCTGAAGATTTGACAGACGAAGGCTGGCGACTGCTAGGCAACGTCTTCACTAAGGACACAGCAAAGATGCTGCCTCTATACGAGGCGAAAATGCTCCACCACTACGATCACCGCTGGGCTACATACGGCAGCGATGGTGCCACCCGCGACGTAAACCTCACAAAGAAACAAGACGCTGAATCAGTAGTAACACCCCGGTACTGGGTACCAGAAAAGGAAGTCACCAGAGTCCTAATCAGCAAGGGCTGGGAACAGGAATACCTCATCGGATTCCGCAAGATTTGCAGGGCAACCGATGAACGGACAACCATCGCTTACGCCTTCCCAAAGGGAGGTATCGGCGACTCCGGCAACCTAATTTTGCCGACTGCAGAAGAACCAGCTCCCCTACTGTATGCCAATGCAGCGTCGCTCGCGCTCGACTATGTTCTGCGCCAAAAACTGGGGGGAACTAACCTGAACTTCTTCCAGTTCGCACAACTTCCTTTCCTGGTACCAAGCATGGCCGATCGTCATCGAGACTTCATCGGGCGCAGAGTTCTTGAACTCGCTTACACCACGTACGACATGAGTTCCTTTGGCGCCGACCTCGGCTACGTCGGTTCTCCTTTCCGTTGGGACGAGGACCGCCGTCAGCAAATCCGCGCCGAACTCGACGCCCTCTTCTTTCACCTTTACGGCATCTCCCGCGAAGACATCGACTACATCCTCGACACCTTCCCCATCGTCCGCCGCAAGGACGAGGCCAAGTACGGCTCATACCGCACCAAGGAACTGATCCTCGCCGAGTACGACCGCATGGCGGAGGCCGGGCTCACCCTCGACAACCCCTTGGTGGACGGCGAGAACTACACCTCCACGCTCACACCACCCCCAGGCCACGGCCCTCGCCACCCTGCCTGACAGCTCTCGACGACCTGACCTGACGAGTCACGCACTCGTGCATCACCATCCATGCCCCAGGGGGGACCATGAGCAACCCGCAGTACTCGCAGCAGCCCGATCAGCTGCCCTCGGATTATGAGCTCGACGCATGGCGTGCCGTCCAGCAGTTCAAGGGCCGCCCGCTGTCCCGAGCGATGAGAAACGCCGGCGAGCAAGTGGCCAACGGCGTCTCGGAACTCGGCAAGCGTGCCGCGAAGCAACTGGAGAACCACCCACGGGCGAAGTCTGCGCTTTCGCGGGGACAGGAAGCCGTCGCCAAGGGCGCTCAAAAGGTCGGCGCGGGGGCGCGCGGAGCCGCCGACGCCCTCCCGGACTGGAGTGGCACTGCCGCTCAGTCCCTACGGAAGACGGTGGGCCGCGCCTCGCGCGCAGGCCTCTCCCCCAAGCGCGTGGTGGCGCTCCACAAGAAGCGCGGGCACGACGTCGAATCGCTGCGCGACCTGCGCCGCCTCGACCTTGAGCAGGTCGACGCAGTCCGTGGACGGGCGGCGAGCCTGCACTACCCAGCCGCCGCAGCGCTCTCGGGAGCGGGTGCGGGGCTGGTGATCTCCGGAGGGCAGCTCGCCATCGCCACTTCCGCCGGTGCCGCCGCAGCGCCTTCGGGAGGTGCGATCGCGGGCGCTTTCGTCGCCGATACCGCGGTCGTCCTCGGACTCGCGTCCCGCGCCGTCGGCCAGGTCTCGCTGTTCTACGGCTACGACCCCGAAGAGCCCGCCGAGAAGCTCTTCGTGATGTCCGTCGTCAACGTCGGGACGGCAAGCTCGGCCACCGCCAAGAACGCCGCGATGGCCGACATCTCCCGGCTCACCCAAGCACTCTTCCGCGGCAAGGCGTGGGACGTCCTGAGCGACGCGGTTGTCACCAAGGTTTCCCAGCAGTTCGCGAAGGCGTTCGGCTTCCGCCTCACCAAGAAAGGGCTCGGCAAGGCCGTACCCGCATTCGGGATCGTCGTCGGAAGCACCCTCAACTGGACCACTCTGGAAGGGATCGTCGACGCCGCCGAAGTGGCATACCGACGGCGGTTCCTCCTGGAGAAGTACCCGCATCTCGCTGACGAGGAGGCATCCGGATCGTTTCCCGACGCCGGCCCGCTCGTCCCGGACGATGCCGACGTAAAGATCAGTTTGCTCAGTGAGATCGTCGAGGCGGGCGGACCCGACCTCCACTGACCCTGTGTCCCGGCGGTGAACGTGACCACAGCTCAGGACCCCGCCGCGAACCCCACGAACCGGGCCCACTCCTCACGCCCTACGGCGAAGTGAGGGCACGTCACGTCCTTGGAGTCCCGTACGTGAATGGCCTGTTCAGTGACTGCGACCTCTACGCAGTCGTCACCCTGGCTCCCGCTGTAGCTGGACTTGAACCAGGTGAGTTCCCTCGTGCTCATAGCTCTCCTCGCAGTAGCTCCAACAGGCTCCGCGAATCTTTGGGGTTCAGGGCCTGCGAGCGCAGTGTGTCATAGCGCTGCTGAAGGAGACTTACCTCTTTCACGTCAGCAATCAGCCGCCCGTTCTGCTGCCCTTCGGAGTACGCGAACCGCCGCCCCTCCGGGGTTTCCAGAAGCCGCACGGGCCCATCCAGACACGCGTGCAACTCTGCTCCCAACGGAACGATCTGAAGCGTCACATTGCGCGGTGCGCTGTGTTCCAGCACATGGTCGAGCATCACTCGCATCTGCGGCACGTTCCCGAACTTCCGCCGGAACACGTGCTCCT is part of the Streptomyces agglomeratus genome and encodes:
- a CDS encoding EcsC family protein produces the protein MSNPQYSQQPDQLPSDYELDAWRAVQQFKGRPLSRAMRNAGEQVANGVSELGKRAAKQLENHPRAKSALSRGQEAVAKGAQKVGAGARGAADALPDWSGTAAQSLRKTVGRASRAGLSPKRVVALHKKRGHDVESLRDLRRLDLEQVDAVRGRAASLHYPAAAALSGAGAGLVISGGQLAIATSAGAAAAPSGGAIAGAFVADTAVVLGLASRAVGQVSLFYGYDPEEPAEKLFVMSVVNVGTASSATAKNAAMADISRLTQALFRGKAWDVLSDAVVTKVSQQFAKAFGFRLTKKGLGKAVPAFGIVVGSTLNWTTLEGIVDAAEVAYRRRFLLEKYPHLADEEASGSFPDAGPLVPDDADVKISLLSEIVEAGGPDLH
- a CDS encoding DUF397 domain-containing protein, translated to MSTRELTWFKSSYSGSQGDDCVEVAVTEQAIHVRDSKDVTCPHFAVGREEWARFVGFAAGS